The Usitatibacter rugosus genome segment CGGGCGGCGTGGCGGGCTACTTCAGCTACGACACGGTTCGCTACATCGAGGCGCGGCTGCGCGAAAGTACCAAGCCGGATCCGCTTCGCATCCCCGAGATCCGCTTGCTGCTCTCGGACGAGCTCGCGGTCGTGGACAACCTCTCGGGCAAGCTGCACCTCGTGGTGTACGCCGAGCCCGCAAAGGCGGGCGCATATGCGCAGGCGCAGGCGCGCCTCGAGCAGCTTCGCCGCGGCCTTCGCGAGCCGGCAGCGTTGCCGCCGCAGGCTCCGCCCCGCGAGGCCGCGCCGCCGAGGTCGAACATGGGCGAGGCCGCTTTCCACGCGGCGGTCGCGAAGGCGATGGCGTACATCACCGCGGGCGACATCATGCAGGTGCAGGTCTCGCAGCGCCTCTCGCAGCCCTACGACGATTCGCCCGTGAACCTCTACCGGGCGCTGCGCTCGATCAACCCGTCGCCGTACATGTTCTACTTCGATTTCGGCGACCTGCAGCTGGTCGGTGCCTCGCCCGAGATCCTGGTGCGCCGCGAGGGCGACAAGGTGACGCTGCGGCCGATCGCCGGCACGCGCAAGCGCGGGGCCACTCCCGAGAAGGACCGCGCCATGGAGCAGGAGCTGGTGAGCGACCCCAAGGAGCGCGCCGAGCACCTCATGCTGATCGACCTCGGCCGCAACGACGTGGGCCGCATCGCGAAGACGGGAACGGTGAAGGTGACGGAGACGATGGTGGTCGAGCGCTACTCACACGTGATGCACATGGTCTCCAACGTCGAGGGCCAGGTGGACCCGGCGCTGACGCCCATGGAGCTGCTGCGGGCGACCTTCCCCGCGGGCACGGTCACCGGTACGCCCAAGGTGCGCTCGATGGAGATCATCGACGAGCTGGAGAGCGAGAAGCGCGGCGTCTATGCCGGCGCCTGCGGCTACATCGGCTTCCAGGGCAACATCGACCTCGCGATCGCGATCCGCACCGGCGTCGTGAAGGACGGGCAGCTCCACGTGCAGGCCGCCGCGGGCATCGTCGCCGACTCGATCCCCGACAACGAATGGCGCGAGACGCAGAACAAGGCGCGCGCCGTGCTGGCCGCCGCCGAGATGGTGCGCGCCGGCCTCGACAAGCCGGTCGACTGAGGAGCCCGCCATGCTGCTCATGATCGACAACTACGACTCGTTCACCTACAACCTGGTGCAGTACCTGGGCGAGCTCGGCCAGGACGTGAAGGTGGTCCGCAACGACGAGGTGACGCTCGACGACGTGCAGCGCCTGGCGCCCGAGCGCATCGTGATCTCGCCCGGGCCGTGCACGCCCAACGAGGCCGGAATCTCGCTGGGGCTCATCGGCCGCTTCGCGGGAAAGATCCCGATCCTCGGCGTGTGCCTCGGCCACCAGGCGATCGGCCAGGCCTTCGGCGGCAAGGTGATCCACGCGAAGACGCTGATGCACGGCAAGGTCTCGCGCATCACGCACAACGGCGTGGGCGTGTTCAAGGGGCTGCCGTCGCCGTACGACGCGACGCGGTACCACTCGCTCGCGATCGAGCGCGAGACGTGCCCGAAGGACCTCGAGATCACCGCCTGGACCGACGACGGCGAGATCATGGGCGTGCGCCACCGCTCGCTCGCCGTGGAAGGCGTGCAGTTCCATCCCGAGTCCATCCTCACGGAGCACGGCCACGCGCTGCTCCGCAACTTCCTCACGATGCAGGTGACCTGACATGTTCACGCCCCAGGAAGCGATCAGCCGGCTCTCGGACAAGCGCGAGATCTTCTTCGACGAGATGGTCGACTTCATGCGCCAGGTGATGGAGGGCAAGGTCACCCCGGTGCAACTCTCCGCGGTGTTGATGGGCCTGCACGTGAAGACGGAGTCCGTTTCCGAGATCGCCGCCGCGGCCTCCGTGATGCGCGAGTTCGCGACCAAGGTCGATGCCGGCGGCGCGCAGCACCTGGTCGACACGTGCGGCACGGGGGGCGACAAGCTCCACACGTTCAACATCTCGACGGCGGCGGCGTTCGTCGCCGCGGCGGCCGGAGCGAGCGTCGCGAAGCACGGCAATCGCGCGGTGTCCTCGCAATCGGGCAGCGCCGATGTGCTCGAGCTCCTCGGCGTGAACCTCGCGCTCACGCCGGAGCAGGTGGGCCAGTCGATCCGCGAGGTCGGGCTGGGGTTCATGTTCGCGCCGAGCCACCATCCCGCGATGAAGCACGCGGCCCCGGTGCGACGCGAGCTCGGCATGCGCACGATCCTCAACATCCTCGGGCCGCTCACCAACCCGGCCGGCGCGCCCAACCAGGTGATGGGCGTCTTCCACAGCGATCTCGTCGGCATCCAGGCGCGCGTGCTGAAGATGCTCGGCAGCCGCCACGTGCTGACCGTCCACGGCCAGGACGGCCTGGACGAGATCTCCATCTCCGGACCGACGTTCGTCGCCGAGCTGAAGCACGACTTCATCACCGAATACACGATCGAGCCGCGCCAGTTCGGCATCGACATGGCGCCGCTGGAAGCGATCCAGGCGAAGGACAAGGAAGCGTCGAGGGACCGCGTCCTCGCCGTGCTCGGCAACGAGACGGGGCCCGCGCGCGACATCGTCGTGCTGAATGCGGCCGCGGCGCTCTACGTCAGCGGCGTGTCCGCAAGCCTGTGGGACGGCGTCGCCGCCGCACGCGATGCGATCGCCACCGGTGCCGCGCGCGCGAAGCTCGATCGGCTCGTCGCGTTCACGCAGGGATTCGCGAAGGCCCCATGAGCGCTTCGGACATCCTGCAGCGCATCCTCGCGACCAAGCGCACGGAGATCGCGGCGGGACAGCGAGAGCGTCCCCTCGCGCAGGTCGAACGCGAAGCGCGCGAGGCGCCGCCCACGCGCGGCTTCGAGCAGGCGATCCGGCGCGATGCCGCGCTCGGCGCCGCGGTGATCGCCGAGATCAAGCGCGCGAGCCCGAGCGCGGGAACGATCCGCGCGGACCTCGACGTCGCCGCCGTAGCCGCGAGCTACGAGCGCAACGGCGCGACCTGCCTCTCGGTGCTCACCGACCGCGAGTATTTCGGCGGCTCGCCCGCCGACCTTCGCGCCGCGCGTGACGCATGCCGCCTGCCGGTGCTGCGCAAGGACTTCGTCGTCGACCCGTGGCAGGTGTACGAATCGCGCGCGATGGGGGCGGACTGCATCCTGCTCATCGTCGGCGCTGCTCCCGCGCACACGCTGCTCGAGCTCGAGCACCTGGCGAAGTCCTTGGGCATGGATGTGCTGGTCGAAAGCCACGACGGCGCGGAATTGGAGGTCGCCTTGCAGCTCCAGACCGCGCTCGTGGGCATCAACAATCGCGACTTGCGGACCTTCACGACGCGCCTGGAGACGACCGTGGAGCTCCTGCCCGCGATTCCGACGGGCCGGATCGTCGTGACGGAGAGCGGGATCGGCACCCCCGATCAGGTCCTGGGGCTGAAGGCGCAGGGTGTGAGCGCCTACTTGGTGGGGTCGGCCTTCATGTCGGCCCCGGACCCGGGCGCGGAGCTTTCGAAGCTCTTTTCGGGGGTCCGGAAGGGGTGAATTTCGCTGTTGTATTTACGCAACAGCGCCTACGGTTTGTTGCGGATTTGGGTGTTTCTACTTGAGACATACATGCGGCTTTGGCATGATGCTAGCGGCTTCTCAAAAGATTAAGCGGGAGAAGTGCAAGAATCGGGGCGACAAAATCCCCAGAGGTTCCCCAGCGTTACAGCACACACGGCCTCACTCAACAAAGGAGATTCTGATGAACAAGAAACTGATCGCTCTGGCTGTCGTCGGCGCGTGCGTCGCGCCCGAAGCCATGGCGCAGACCGCCAACCCGGTCACTCTGTACGGTCGCATCTATGCGACGTTCGAGTCGGTCGAGGCGAAAGGCGGCGCGACCCCGGTGTCCCGTCGCAATCGCGTTGGCGACCAGGCGTCCTACCTCGGCGTGCGTGGCACGGAAGATCTGGGTGGTGGCCTGAAAGCCTTCTTCCAGCTCGAGACGGGCTTCCCGCCGGACAACACGGGCGTGTTTGCCAACCGTAACAGCGCCGTCGGCCTGCAAGGCGGCTTCGGCTCGATCCTGCTGGGCCGTTGGGATACCCCGATGAAAGTCACGCAGACGGCGGTCGACCCCTGGGGCGACCTGACCAACGGTGACATCACGGGCGCCGCCCTCGACCAAGGCAACTTCAGCCGCCGCGAGAACAACTCGGTGCAGTACTGGTCGCCGACCATGGCTGGCTTCGCCGTTCGCCTGATGTACGTGGCGAACGAAGGCAAGACCGCCACGGCCAACCCCGAGAACTACGGCGCGTCGCTCACGTACTCCGCCGGCCCGCTGTATGTGGCCTACGCGTACGAGAAGCACAAGGACGTGGCTTCGGTCGGCACGACGAACCTCAGCGAAGAAGGCAACGCGATCGCCGCCTCGTACAAGTTCGGCGACGTGAAGCTGTCGGCCCAGTACGGCGAGTACAAGCGTGATGGTTCCGGTGCCACCCGCGAGACGAAAGACCAGTCGTACATGCTCGGTCTCGAGTGGGCCTTCGGCAAGAACGTCCTGCTGGCTTCGTGGCAGCACGCCGAAGTCGACGGCACGACCGGCGAGTGCGACATGGGCTCGATCGGTTATCGCTACGACTTCACGCGCCGCACGTTCTTCATCGCCAGCTACACCAAGGTCGAGAACGACAACGGCATGAACTGCAACTTCGGCACGAACGCGATCGGCGCTGCTGGCCAGAATCCGGAAGGTATCGGCTTCGGCGTGCGTCACCTGTTCTAAGCAAAGTCGCAGAAGCAAGTTGTATCGACGGGCGCGGCGCAAGCCGCGCCCGTTTTCTTTTGTCTCCTTGCTATGCTTGAGCCATGAGCGCTTCGCCCTTCGACCGCCTTCTCATCGCCGCGGACAACGCCCTGCGCACGCTGTCCGGCGCGGCGACCGCATCACGTCCGGTGCCCGCCTCCGCGGCCGCGCCGCTGGCGGATGCGGATCGTGCCCACGCTGCGGGCCTCATGCGGGTGAATCACGCGGGGGAGATCTGCGCGCAGGCTCTCTACGCGGGCCAGGCGATCGTCGCGCGGGAGCCGCGGGTGCGCGAAGCGTTGCAGCACGCGAGCGCCGAGGAGCGCGATCACCTCGAGTGGTGCCGCACGCGTCTCGATGAGCTCGGCGCGCGTCCGAGCGCACTCGATCCCTTCTGGTATGCCGGCTCCTTCGCGCTTGGCGTGGCCTCCGGGCTCGCGGGCGACCGATGGAGCCTGGGGTTTCTCGTCGAAACCGAGCGGCAGGTCGAGCGCCACCTGCAAGGGCACCTCGAGCAGTTGCCCGAGGGCGATGCGCGCAGCCGCGCGATCGTGACCCGGATGCGCGAGGACGAGATCGAGCACGGCCGCAGCGGCGAGGCGCTGGGAGCCCGCGAGCTGCCTTCTGCCGTGAAGGCGGTGATGGGGATCGCGTCGAAGGTGATGACGCGGACGGCCTACCTCGTCTGAGTCAGGCCTCGCGCACTTCGACGTCGTAGGTGATGGCCGCGGTCGCGGCCAGCATGATCGTCGCCGAGCAGTACTTCTCCTTCGAGAGCTTCACCGCCCTTTCGACCTGGGCGGGATCGAGGCCGCGGCCGGTGACGATGTAACGCATGCGGATCGCGGTGAACACTTTCGGATCCGTCTCGGCCCGGTCGGCGTCGAGCTCGACCACGCAATCGGTCACGGGCTGGCGCGCCTTGCGCAGGATGTGCATGACGTCGATCGCCGTGCAGGCTCCCGTGCCCATCAGCACCAGCTCCATCGGGCGCGCGCCGAGATTGCGGCCGCCGACGTCGGGCGCGGCGTCGGAAACCACGGCGTGGCCGCTGCCGCTTTCCGCGACGAACGTCATGCCCTCCGACAACTTGATCCTGGCCTTCATGCCGGCGTGCCGCTTGCGGGCGGGACCGGGTTCGCCGCATCGCGGTCGATCAACCACGCCTTGAGCAGCTTCCACGAAACGGCCAGCAGGACCGGGCCCACGAAGAGGCCGATGAATCCGAAGGCGACCGCGCCCCCGAACACGCCCAGGACGACGAGCAACATCGACAGGCCGCCGGCTCGGCTCATGAGGATCGGCTTCACGAAGTTGTCGACGGAGCTGATCACGGCCGCGCCGTAGATGCCCATGAAGATCGCCCAGCCCGGCTGGTCCGTCGCATAGAGCCACACGGCCGCGCCGCCCCAGACGAGCACGGGGCCCATGGGGACGAGCGAGAGCACGAACGTGAGGGCGGCGAGGAGGAAGGCACCCGGCACGCCCGCGATGAGGAATCCCACGAGCGCCACGGCGGCCTGCGCGACCGCCGTTCCGATCAGCCCGTAGACGACGCCGCGAACGGTGTTCTGGGCCGTCATGAGAAGCACGCCGCCTTGCTCCCGGCCGGCGAGCCGCGCGACGGCACGGCGGAAGAGGTTGGAGGCGAACTCGCCGTCGCGATAGAAGAAGAAGGCGATGAAGGTGGCCACCAGCACCTGGAAGAGCCCGGTGCCCACGGCGCCGCCGGTGGCGATGAGGATCTTCTTGCCCGGATCGACCAGGCGGCGCGCGAGCGCGGCCAACTCGTCGCGGCTGCCGGTCAGCGCTTGCCAGTACTGGTCGAGAGAGGAGCCCACGAGAGGCAGGTTCTTGACGAAATCCGGAAGCTGGATCGATTCCCGCCGATCCAGGAGGCCACGGAAGAGGTCGACGATGTCGCCGGAGTGGACGATGAGGCTCTGGGCCACGAGCGCCACCGGGAGCGCGATGAGCACCAGGAGCGCCAGGACCATGACCAGGGCCGCGAGGGAGCTGCGGCCGCCCCAGCGGTCGCGCAGCCAGGCGTAGGCCGGCCACGTGGACATGCAGATGACCACGGCGAACAGCATGGCGGCGAGGAAGGGAACCAGCACCAGGACCGTCCCGATCACCAAGAGGGCGGCGACGGCGATCCGGACGTAGTGCTCGGTGGGTGCGGGCGAAGCGGGCGTGGGAGGCATGTCCCCGGATTCTAGCGGACCCCGCCTTTGACACAAAGGGCTGATTTCCCTATAATTTCGGGTTCAGTACCCAAACAGCTAAGCGTTCAAACGTATCGCCGGACCTCTTGAGGCCAGCGGCACCCAGGGACGCAAAACGGAGATTTGCCATGAAGACCTTCTCGGCCAAAGGCCACGAAGTCCGGCGCGACTGGCTCCTCGTCGACGCAACGGACAAAGTGCTCGGTCGCCTTGCGGTGGAAGTCGCCACCCGCCTGCGCGGCAAGCACAAACCCGAATTCACTCCCCACGTCGACACGGGCGATTACATCATCGTCGTCAACGTGGAGAAGCTGAAAGTCACGGGCGCCAAGGAGCAGGACAAGAAGTACTTCCGCCACTCGACGTACCCGGGCGGAATCTACGAGACCAACTTCAAGAAGCTGCAGGCGCGCCATCCGGACCGCGTCCTGAAGCTCGCGGTGAAGGGCATGCTCCCGAAGGGCCCGCTGGGCTACGCGATGATCAAGAAGCTCAAGATCTACGCCGGCCCCGCGCACCCGCACACCTCGCAGCAGCCCAAGTCCCTCGAGATCTAAGGAGCGACCATGATCGGCAAATACAATTACGGTACCGGCCGCCGCAAGAACGCGGTGGCACGGGTCTTCATCAAGTCGGGCAAGGGCGACATCATCGTCAACGGCAAGTCCGTCGACGTGTTCTTCTCCCGCGAAACGGGCCGCATGATCGTGCGCCAGCCTCTCGAACTCACGAACCACCTGGCCACGTTCGACATCAAAGTGAACGTCTTCGGCGGCGGTGAATCCGGCCAGGCCGGCGCCGTGCGCCACGGCATCACCCGTGCGCTGATCGAATACGATCCCACGCTGAAGCCCACCCTGTCGAAGGCCGGGCTCGTCACGCGCGACGCGCGCGAGGTCGAGCGCAAGAAGGTCGGCCTGCACAAGGCGCGACGTCGCAAGCAGTTCTCGAAGCGATAGGCGGAGCGCTGTTCGATCGCGCTTGGGACAAGAAGCCGCCTTTGCCGGGCGGCTTTTTGTTTTCTGAAGCGCGCTCCCGGCAGGGCGCACCATCCATGACGGGAAGGACACCATGATCAAGGTCGGTATTGTCGGAGGTACGGGGTACACGGGCGTGGAACTGCTGCGCTTGCTCGCCGCCCACCCGCAAGTCGAAGTGACGGCGATCACCTCGCGCAGCGAGGCGGGCACGCCGGTGGCCAAGATGTT includes the following:
- the rpsI gene encoding 30S ribosomal protein S9; amino-acid sequence: MIGKYNYGTGRRKNAVARVFIKSGKGDIIVNGKSVDVFFSRETGRMIVRQPLELTNHLATFDIKVNVFGGGESGQAGAVRHGITRALIEYDPTLKPTLSKAGLVTRDAREVERKKVGLHKARRRKQFSKR
- the trpD gene encoding anthranilate phosphoribosyltransferase; this translates as MFTPQEAISRLSDKREIFFDEMVDFMRQVMEGKVTPVQLSAVLMGLHVKTESVSEIAAAASVMREFATKVDAGGAQHLVDTCGTGGDKLHTFNISTAAAFVAAAAGASVAKHGNRAVSSQSGSADVLELLGVNLALTPEQVGQSIREVGLGFMFAPSHHPAMKHAAPVRRELGMRTILNILGPLTNPAGAPNQVMGVFHSDLVGIQARVLKMLGSRHVLTVHGQDGLDEISISGPTFVAELKHDFITEYTIEPRQFGIDMAPLEAIQAKDKEASRDRVLAVLGNETGPARDIVVLNAAAALYVSGVSASLWDGVAAARDAIATGAARAKLDRLVAFTQGFAKAP
- the rplM gene encoding 50S ribosomal protein L13; this encodes MKTFSAKGHEVRRDWLLVDATDKVLGRLAVEVATRLRGKHKPEFTPHVDTGDYIIVVNVEKLKVTGAKEQDKKYFRHSTYPGGIYETNFKKLQARHPDRVLKLAVKGMLPKGPLGYAMIKKLKIYAGPAHPHTSQQPKSLEI
- a CDS encoding porin, which gives rise to MNKKLIALAVVGACVAPEAMAQTANPVTLYGRIYATFESVEAKGGATPVSRRNRVGDQASYLGVRGTEDLGGGLKAFFQLETGFPPDNTGVFANRNSAVGLQGGFGSILLGRWDTPMKVTQTAVDPWGDLTNGDITGAALDQGNFSRRENNSVQYWSPTMAGFAVRLMYVANEGKTATANPENYGASLTYSAGPLYVAYAYEKHKDVASVGTTNLSEEGNAIAASYKFGDVKLSAQYGEYKRDGSGATRETKDQSYMLGLEWAFGKNVLLASWQHAEVDGTTGECDMGSIGYRYDFTRRTFFIASYTKVENDNGMNCNFGTNAIGAAGQNPEGIGFGVRHLF
- a CDS encoding AI-2E family transporter translates to MPPTPASPAPTEHYVRIAVAALLVIGTVLVLVPFLAAMLFAVVICMSTWPAYAWLRDRWGGRSSLAALVMVLALLVLIALPVALVAQSLIVHSGDIVDLFRGLLDRRESIQLPDFVKNLPLVGSSLDQYWQALTGSRDELAALARRLVDPGKKILIATGGAVGTGLFQVLVATFIAFFFYRDGEFASNLFRRAVARLAGREQGGVLLMTAQNTVRGVVYGLIGTAVAQAAVALVGFLIAGVPGAFLLAALTFVLSLVPMGPVLVWGGAAVWLYATDQPGWAIFMGIYGAAVISSVDNFVKPILMSRAGGLSMLLVVLGVFGGAVAFGFIGLFVGPVLLAVSWKLLKAWLIDRDAANPVPPASGTPA
- the trpC gene encoding indole-3-glycerol phosphate synthase TrpC, with translation MSASDILQRILATKRTEIAAGQRERPLAQVEREAREAPPTRGFEQAIRRDAALGAAVIAEIKRASPSAGTIRADLDVAAVAASYERNGATCLSVLTDREYFGGSPADLRAARDACRLPVLRKDFVVDPWQVYESRAMGADCILLIVGAAPAHTLLELEHLAKSLGMDVLVESHDGAELEVALQLQTALVGINNRDLRTFTTRLETTVELLPAIPTGRIVVTESGIGTPDQVLGLKAQGVSAYLVGSAFMSAPDPGAELSKLFSGVRKG
- a CDS encoding OsmC family protein; the protein is MKARIKLSEGMTFVAESGSGHAVVSDAAPDVGGRNLGARPMELVLMGTGACTAIDVMHILRKARQPVTDCVVELDADRAETDPKVFTAIRMRYIVTGRGLDPAQVERAVKLSKEKYCSATIMLAATAAITYDVEVREA
- the coq7 gene encoding 2-polyprenyl-3-methyl-6-methoxy-1,4-benzoquinone monooxygenase; amino-acid sequence: MSASPFDRLLIAADNALRTLSGAATASRPVPASAAAPLADADRAHAAGLMRVNHAGEICAQALYAGQAIVAREPRVREALQHASAEERDHLEWCRTRLDELGARPSALDPFWYAGSFALGVASGLAGDRWSLGFLVETERQVERHLQGHLEQLPEGDARSRAIVTRMREDEIEHGRSGEALGARELPSAVKAVMGIASKVMTRTAYLV
- a CDS encoding aminodeoxychorismate/anthranilate synthase component II; amino-acid sequence: MLLMIDNYDSFTYNLVQYLGELGQDVKVVRNDEVTLDDVQRLAPERIVISPGPCTPNEAGISLGLIGRFAGKIPILGVCLGHQAIGQAFGGKVIHAKTLMHGKVSRITHNGVGVFKGLPSPYDATRYHSLAIERETCPKDLEITAWTDDGEIMGVRHRSLAVEGVQFHPESILTEHGHALLRNFLTMQVT
- the trpE gene encoding anthranilate synthase component I, with the translated sequence MTENEFLALGRAGYNRVPLHLETFADLDTPLSIYLKLANRPGSYLLESVIGGERFGRYSIVGLPAREQLQCDGDEVTIERDGAIVERERTADPLAFIDAYLKRFKAAPPPPSLRFAGGVAGYFSYDTVRYIEARLRESTKPDPLRIPEIRLLLSDELAVVDNLSGKLHLVVYAEPAKAGAYAQAQARLEQLRRGLREPAALPPQAPPREAAPPRSNMGEAAFHAAVAKAMAYITAGDIMQVQVSQRLSQPYDDSPVNLYRALRSINPSPYMFYFDFGDLQLVGASPEILVRREGDKVTLRPIAGTRKRGATPEKDRAMEQELVSDPKERAEHLMLIDLGRNDVGRIAKTGTVKVTETMVVERYSHVMHMVSNVEGQVDPALTPMELLRATFPAGTVTGTPKVRSMEIIDELESEKRGVYAGACGYIGFQGNIDLAIAIRTGVVKDGQLHVQAAAGIVADSIPDNEWRETQNKARAVLAAAEMVRAGLDKPVD